The Chryseobacterium sp. 52 genome includes a region encoding these proteins:
- a CDS encoding 4'-phosphopantetheinyl transferase family protein, producing the protein MNVKIFYTKFTRDNRTAILHKWLSFLPFNLQKINNQLYNEEDKVRNLLGKLLLVEALQSFGYDSISIENMKYNQFKKPYLSQEFDFSISHSGSYVVCSMGKNVNLGIDIEEIKPINFLEMTPIMNDSEWKNIEQSENPLKEFFRFWTLKEAAIKAEGSGFFADLDKIIIKEPVIQLENKTWFSQELKFDENYSGHIVTSDVQSHFEVIYKGFI; encoded by the coding sequence ATGAATGTAAAAATATTTTATACAAAATTCACCCGGGACAACAGGACGGCCATTTTACATAAATGGCTGTCTTTTCTCCCATTTAATCTTCAGAAAATCAATAACCAACTGTATAACGAAGAGGATAAAGTGAGAAATTTATTAGGCAAATTATTATTGGTGGAAGCTTTACAATCTTTTGGATATGATTCAATTTCCATTGAAAATATGAAGTATAATCAGTTTAAAAAACCTTACTTATCTCAGGAATTTGATTTTAGCATAAGCCATTCAGGGTCTTATGTTGTCTGTAGCATGGGGAAAAATGTAAATCTTGGAATTGATATTGAAGAAATAAAACCAATCAACTTTTTAGAAATGACTCCAATAATGAATGACTCTGAATGGAAGAACATAGAACAATCTGAAAATCCGTTAAAAGAATTCTTCAGATTCTGGACTTTAAAAGAAGCAGCCATCAAAGCGGAAGGAAGTGGTTTTTTCGCGGACTTGGATAAAATTATTATAAAAGAACCTGTAATTCAACTTGAAAACAAGACTTGGTTTTCTCAAGAATTAAAATTTGATGAAAATTATTCCGGACACATCGTGACTTCAGATGTACAAAGTCATTTTGAAGTCATTTACAAAGGCTTTATTTGA
- a CDS encoding arginase family protein, with amino-acid sequence MKRNIDIFEFPLNLGLKKKDHETEPGVKKLPEWLRKFGFHKEINPASIFRLEAPDYSMEPDQESGVLNAKALIEYAQNQADFILDHYTEKTFNIMLGGDCSILIGTAIALKKLGNFGLFYLDGHTDFIPAHLSETSAAAGMDLAIITGTGHEKLTDIQGLQPYFSEENIYCAGNAETDDDEYVAQILHSDIHYFDIDQLRKNGFSKTAENFLKMISSKTLDGFFIHLDVDVLHDKIMPAVDSRMEDGIDYENLKDILKPLIHSPLCFGIEITVLDPDYDKNGTYTQAFVKNLIQIIKNKED; translated from the coding sequence ATGAAAAGGAATATCGATATTTTTGAATTCCCTCTCAATCTCGGACTTAAGAAAAAGGATCATGAAACTGAGCCCGGTGTGAAAAAACTTCCGGAATGGCTCAGAAAATTCGGTTTTCATAAAGAAATCAATCCTGCAAGTATTTTCCGACTGGAAGCACCAGATTATTCGATGGAACCTGATCAGGAATCAGGTGTTTTAAATGCGAAAGCTCTCATTGAGTATGCTCAAAATCAGGCAGACTTTATCCTGGATCATTATACAGAAAAAACTTTCAACATTATGTTGGGAGGCGATTGCAGCATTCTTATCGGCACTGCGATTGCTCTAAAAAAGCTTGGAAACTTCGGATTATTCTATCTGGACGGACATACTGATTTTATTCCGGCACATCTTTCAGAAACTTCTGCTGCAGCCGGAATGGACCTTGCAATTATTACCGGAACAGGACATGAAAAATTAACCGATATTCAAGGGCTCCAGCCTTACTTTTCAGAAGAAAATATCTACTGTGCAGGAAATGCTGAAACCGATGATGATGAATATGTCGCGCAGATTCTTCATTCTGATATTCATTATTTTGATATAGATCAGCTGAGAAAAAATGGTTTTAGCAAAACGGCAGAAAATTTTCTGAAAATGATAAGCAGCAAAACACTGGACGGTTTTTTTATTCATCTTGATGTTGATGTTCTTCATGATAAAATAATGCCTGCTGTAGACAGCAGAATGGAAGACGGTATCGATTATGAAAACCTTAAAGATATTCTGAAGCCACTCATCCACTCCCCTCTATGCTTCGGGATAGAAATCACGGTTCTGGATCCTGACTATGATAAGAACGGAACCTATACCCAAGCGTTTGTAAAGAATTTAATTCAAATTATAAAAAATAAAGAAGATTAA
- a CDS encoding HPP family protein: protein MKKTIKRTFRVSKYVIYKETLVDYKEHFWSFLGAFVGIGLIAFIQSHSVSATENIFLIGSFGASSVLIYGAIQSPLAQPRNLVGGHVISAIVGVTVYKIVPDIIWLSAPLAVAFSIVLMQYTKTLHPPGGATALIAVSSVGKIPELGYWYVLSPVLSGCIILLLTALLFNNMTPNRSYPSHSRFKRLLRKKHEHPHKMKK, encoded by the coding sequence ATGAAGAAGACTATAAAAAGAACATTCAGGGTTTCGAAATATGTGATCTACAAAGAAACGCTCGTTGATTATAAAGAGCATTTCTGGTCATTTTTAGGAGCATTTGTCGGGATCGGCCTCATTGCATTTATCCAGTCCCACTCCGTATCTGCTACAGAAAATATATTTCTGATCGGCTCTTTCGGTGCTTCAAGTGTTTTAATTTATGGAGCTATCCAGAGTCCTCTCGCACAACCCAGAAATCTGGTGGGCGGACACGTTATTTCAGCTATTGTAGGGGTTACGGTTTATAAGATCGTTCCAGATATTATCTGGCTTTCTGCCCCTCTGGCGGTAGCTTTTTCTATTGTCCTCATGCAGTATACGAAGACCCTTCACCCACCCGGAGGAGCCACGGCACTTATCGCAGTAAGTTCTGTAGGAAAAATTCCGGAACTGGGATATTGGTATGTTCTTTCTCCTGTTCTGTCAGGCTGCATCATTCTTCTTCTTACCGCTCTGCTATTCAACAACATGACTCCTAACAGAAGCTATCCTTCCCACAGCAGGTTCAAACGACTTTTAAGGAAAAAACATGAGCACCCACACAAAATGAAAAAATAG